The following is a genomic window from Caldicellulosiruptor danielii.
TAAATTAACAAAAGCTACCCAACCACCTTCAGCTAAAATTGCACTAATTCCAGCTGTAAGAATAGATGTTAAAGCTATTATAATTGAGACTATCGTGGAACCAGTAAGTATAATATTTACGACAGTTGTAGCAATAGTTTCAGGAATTCCTAATGTTGCAGCTACAAGTAGCATTTTCTATTCACCTCCCCTCTTTTTGATTTTTAAAATTTTGGGCTAAACGCTCCAAATGGAGCGTTTAATAAGCTTTCTAAGTTTTTAAAATCAAAGAGTATGTTTTTCTTAAATTAAAATGACTAAATAGGTATAGCTCTAAAATAAACTAATACTCATTAGTAATATAAATTTAGAACTACTATAGACAAACAATAATATCTTTTCCTCATTTCTCTAACACAGCTGATATTTTTGTATCTCAGTTTCTTTATTCTCTTATTTAGAGCATTTTATTCTCGAACTAGTTTTTTTGTAAACTTCTTCTTGGAATTTCTATTGCAAATTTTATTTTATACATTTTCACTCTGTCAATCTCGTTTTTTTAGTTTTTAGTTTATTTTCAGCCAAATTTTAGGCTGAAGATACATTTTTCTTTAAATAGCTTAAAATTTCTCTAATTTTCTTGAGTTTGAAAAGCCAAGTCTGCAAATAGTTAAAATATATGGTTTTTGCTTTTAGAAACAAAAAGTCATAAGTCAACTTGTTCAGTAATCTTTATAAGTTTTAGCCTTCAATTTTCAAATTCAAAATTCTACACCACCGCAAACTGGCTCATATAGAGGTTGTAGTAAAATCCTCTCTTTTGCAAAAGCTCTTCATGCGTCCCTTGTTCAACAATTTGGCCATTGTTTATGACAAGAATCAAGTCAGCATTTCTGATTGTAGAGAGTCTGTGAGCTATGACAAAGCTTGTTCGACCTTGCATAAGCTTTAGCATCGCTTCCCCTACAAGCTTTTCTGTCCTTGTGTCGATGTTGCTTGTTGCCTCATCCAAAATCAAGATTGCCGGGTCAGACAAGATTGCCCGTGCTAAAGCCAAAAGCTGTCTTTGTCCTTGGCTAAGGTCTGCCCCGCCATCTGTCAGCACTGTTTTGTAGCCGTGTGGCAAGTGTTTTATAAACTCATGAGCATTTGCAATTTTGGCTGCTTTTATCACCTCATCATCTTTTGCCGTGAGCTTTCCATAGCGAATATTCTCCATCACAGGTTCAGAGAAAAGATATGTGTCCTGAAGTACAATCCCAAGGCTTTTTCTCAAAGACTCTCTTTTTATCTTCCTTATATCTATTCCATCAATGAGAATCTCACCTTTGTCAATGTCATAAAACCTTGTAAGCAAATTGACAATTGTAGTTTTGCCAGCACCAGTTGGACCAACCAAGGCTATCATCTGCCCAGGCTTTGCGTGAAAGCTTATGTTTTTTAAAACAGGCTCACCTTCTTTGTATGAAAACCACACATTCCTAAACTCAACCTCACCCTTGATATTTGTAAGCTCAATTGCATCTTTTTCATCTTCTTTTTCTTCTTCCTCATCCATTATTTCAAATACTCTTTCTGCTGCAGCAAAGGCAGATTGAAGCTGGTTGAACTGGTTTGCAAGCTCATTCAAAGGACGTACAAACTGTCTTGCATATTGGACAAAGCTTGCAATCACGCCCACTGATATGCTACCTTTTAAAGCTAAATACCCACCTGTTGCTGCAACAATTATAAAAGCAAAGTTGTTGAGCATATTCATAAGCGGCGGAATTACACCAGATAGAATTTGAGCTTTTGTGCCAACCTGAGTCAAATCCTTGTTTATCTCAATAAACTTATTTATTTCTTTTTCCTCTCTTGTAAACACCTTAATAACCTTTTGACCTGTGATGTCCTCTTCAATAATCCCATTGAGTTTCCCAAGCAGTTTTTGGTTTTGTGAAAAGTATTTTCTTGTATTTTTAGCAATCAGGTTTGTCAAAAAGAACATAAGCGGCACAACCAAAAGTGTACAAGCTGTCAAGATAGGACTTATCAAAAGCATTACAATGGCTGAACCAAAAAGTGTAATTGTGCTTGAGAAAATTGAAGTTACACTTGCATTGACTGTGTTGTTAACAACATCAATGTCGTTTGTAAGCCTGCTCATCAAATCACCATGAGCGCGTGTATCAAATATCTTTACAGGAAGTCTCTGGAGCTTTGAAAACATGTCATTTCGCATATTAAAAACAACTCTTTGAGAAATCTTCATCATTCCATATCCCTGAAGATAAGCAAAAAGAGAGTTTAGAATATACAGCATAGCCATTGCAAAGACGATATTTACAAGCCCTGTAAATTTCCTGGGCACTATATAGTCATCTATAGCTTTTTTTATCAAAAGGGGGGAGATTATTGAGATAAATGAACTAACTGTTATTAGCAAAAACACACTCAATAGTGATAATTTATAGCTGCTAAAATACCTCCAAAGCCTTTTTAGTGTATTTTTCAAATCTTTTGGCTTTGCAGAAGGATGAGAAAACCTGTGCCCCGGTCCTCTGCCGGGTGCAGGACCAGGTCCAAAGGCATGTGGCAGTGTTTGAACCTCTTTTCTTCTTTCATCAGGCAATTTCCTTCTCCCCCTCTCCCATCTGAGTCTGGTAAATCTCTTGGTAAATTGGGCAGCTTTTCAAAAGCTCTTCATGCCTGCCTTGTGCCACAATTCTTCCACCATCCATAACCAAAATCTTATCTGCATGTTTTATAGAAGATATTCTCTGAGCAATTATAAATGTTGTAGTGCCTTTGATATACTCTTTCAAGGCTGCTTGAATTCTCTTTTCTGTCGCCATGTCAACAGCTGATGTGCAGTCGTCTAAGATGAGTATCTTTGGCTTTTTTAAGATAGCCCTTGCAATAGAGATTCTCTGTTTTTGTCCTCCGGAAAGATTCACACCTCGCTCAGATACTTCTGTGTCATAGCCCTTTTGAAAGCTCATTATAAAGTCATGAGCCTGGGCAGCTTTTGCTGCTTCAATTATCTCTTCCATTGATGCATCTTCATCTCCCCATGCAATATTATCCTTTATAGTTCCTGTAAAAAGAATGGTGTCCTGCAATACCATGCTGATACTTTTCCTTAAAACGGTCACATCATAGTCTTTAACATTTATTCCGTCAATCAAAACCTCACCTTCTGTAGCATCGTAAAGTCTTGGAATAAGACTTACTAAAGTTGATTTTCCTGAACCTGTGGTGCCGATTATCCCAATAACTTCACCGGGCTCTGCAACAAAAGAGATTCCCTCAAGAGCAGGGCTGTTTTCTTTTTCATTGTAATAGAATGTGACATTCCTAAACTCTACCCTTCCTTCTTTTATCGGAGTTGTAATTGCCCCATCTTTGTTTTTGATGTCAACCTCACAGCTCAAAACCTCATTTATTCTCTCAGCAGACGCGCTTGCCCTTGTAATGAACAAAAAGATATTGCCTATCATCATCAACGAAAATAGAATTTGCAATGTGTAGTTTATAAATGCCATAAGCTCACCAACCTGCATATTTGCTGCTTTTATCTGAACTGCCCCAAACCATACAACCCCTACCATGCTCATGTTCATGACAAGCATAAAAAGTGGCATTGTAATCACAATCAGCCCGAAGGCCTGGAGTGATATATCTAAAAGGTCTTGATTTGCCTTTAAAAACCTTGACTTTTCATGTTCATGCCTGACAAATGCTTTTACAAGTCGAGCTCCCAGCAAATTTTCACGCATAACTGCATTGACCCTATCTATTTTCTTTTGAAGAGTTGAAAACAGTGGAAAACTCTTTTTGACCATAAAGTAAAATATTAAAATTACAAAGGGAATTGCAATAAATAAAATGATGGAAAGCTTTGGATTTATCAAAACTGCCATTACAAGCCCACCGATGAAAAGAAGTGGAGCTCTTACAACAATTCTCAAAGACATCATGACAATATTTTGCATCTGCATGACATCATTTGTAAGCCTTGTGATTAAAGTTTCTGGCTTAAACCTGTCAATGTTTTTGAACGAAAAAGCCATAACTTTCTTGAACAGATCATTTCTTAAATCAAATGCAAAGTTTTGGCTTGCAATGCTTGAAAACACAACACAGCCGCCACCGCCTATCATTCCAATTAACGCTGCCAAAATCATCAAAAGCCCGGTTTTGAAAATATATGCCATATTCCCGTTTTTGATCCCAACATCTATTATTCTCTCCAAAAACCTTGGCTGCATGAGGTCCATCACAACCTCTAAAAGCATAAAAAGCGGAGCTAATACCACCGCCCATGTGTAGGGTTTTAAATATCTAAAAAGCTTAAACATTAATTTCCTCATCCCCCTTTTGCTGGCCTGTGCTTATCATTTTCACAACAAGCTTTTTCAGCCTTTTTAGCAAATACCAGAGTTCTTCAACTTCATCCTCAGAAAGCTTTTCAAGACTTTTTCCCAGGTTTTGATTTACCCATTGCATATGAAGTTCAAGCAACCATTTGCCTTTTTCTGTGGTTTTAATTATGGAAATTCTTCTGTCTGATTCATCTTTTATCCTATCTATATACCCTTCCGAAATAAGTTTGTCTAAAACTGGTGTCATGTTGGGTGCAGAGATAGAAAGCCTTCTTGCAAGCTCAGATATACTCATTGGTCCAAAACTATCTACGACATGCAAAATATGGATAAATCGTGGCGGAAGCCCATACTTTTCAGTAAATTCGTCCTTTTTAAAATATTTTTTGTTATCATCGGAAATATAGATAACATATTTTCAGCTATCTGACCTAAAATTTTTTTAGAGAGAGTCAAGCTTGTGCACCACCTTTTTAAAAAAATTTGAAATTGCAATTTAAAAATAATATAATATCCTAAAAAAAGTTATTTTAGCATAAAGAAGTTTTAAAAATTGTTATAAAAATATAATCGACTTTTATTGAAACCTTTATGATTAATATGAAATAGTTATTTTTACATAACTATTATAGCACACTTACATGACTATCAGCAAAACTTTTATAAAGGAGCTAGCAAAATGATAGGACTTGGAACTATTGTAAACACTGCTGCCGTGATCATAGGCTCGATTTTAGGACTGGTGTTAAAGTTTGGTATCCCGGAAAGGTTTAAATCCACAATTATGCAGGCAATATCGCTATCTGTCATCTTCATTGGAATATCGGGGGTGCTTCAGGGCATATTCAAAGTTTTAAATAGCGGCAGAATCGACAGGCAGTACATAATGCTGATGATATTCTCGCTTGTAATTGGCGGGCTTGCAGGTGAAATATTGAAAATTGAAGACTTTTTGGACAGGCTGGGTGAAAGAATAAAAAAGGCAGTATCGAAGGTGATAAAATCAGAAAATTCTACATTTACAGAAGGGTTTGTGACAGCAAGTCTTGTGTTCTGTGTTGGAGCTATGGCAATTGTAGGCAGCCTTGAGGATGGGCTGAATCGCAACTTTTCTATCCTCTTTGCAAAGTCTATTTTAGATGGCGTGACCTCTGTGATATTTTCTGCAACACTTGGAATAGGCGTTATGTTCTCAAGCGTTGCAGTGCTTATATACCAAGGCAGTATAACGCTTTTGGCAGGCTTGATAAAACCATTTTTGACAGACACAGTTGTTTTGCAGATGTCAATGGTAGGTTCTGTCTTGATATTTGCAATAGGTCTTAACATGCTTGGAGTATCTAAAATTAAAGTTGGCAATCTTCTTCCTGCAATATTTGTACCTGCTGTATACTATGCAATAACCTGCTTGATATGAAATGAGAAAAAGGGTATAATTATCAATAGAAGTGCATATTTTTCTCAAGTAAGTTTTGTCGGTAACCGGCACCCGACTAATAAAATACCGGCTCGTAAGTTCTCAAAAAAGAGCCCTCTATTTTGAGGGCTCTTATTCTATATATTCTAAAAAAGGGGAAATAATGTGTGAAACCTCAACTCCACTTTTTATTCAAACTCCTCAACAAAGAAAGGGGCGGTGGCAAAGGAAATTAGCCCTTTGCTCGTATGCCGCCCCTTCCAAAATCTATTCTAAAAGGAGGAGTCTCTTGTTGGCATCTTTTGTTCTTTTCTCGTTAGCCTTTCTACTTAATATTTAACCCAAAATTTTTTAAAAAAGTATAAAGAAATATTTAAAAATTTGTAAACAATTTTTAAACAAAAACATGACAAATATCACTACAAAAATTTTCTTCAATAGTATAACTTAATATTGATAAGAAAAGTCCTATTTAAATATTTAAAGAGGTGATAAAAAGTTATGATTGCACTTGAAGTCAAAAATCTTGTAAAAAGATACGCAAATGTCCTGGCTCTTGACAATCTTTCACTGACAGTCAAAGAAGGCGAAGTCTTTGGCCTTTTAGGTCCAAATGGCGCAGGAAAAACTACTTTTATAAACTGCATACTGGGACTCACAAACATTGACAGAGGCGA
Proteins encoded in this region:
- a CDS encoding DUF554 domain-containing protein; translated protein: MIGLGTIVNTAAVIIGSILGLVLKFGIPERFKSTIMQAISLSVIFIGISGVLQGIFKVLNSGRIDRQYIMLMIFSLVIGGLAGEILKIEDFLDRLGERIKKAVSKVIKSENSTFTEGFVTASLVFCVGAMAIVGSLEDGLNRNFSILFAKSILDGVTSVIFSATLGIGVMFSSVAVLIYQGSITLLAGLIKPFLTDTVVLQMSMVGSVLIFAIGLNMLGVSKIKVGNLLPAIFVPAVYYAITCLI
- a CDS encoding ABC transporter ATP-binding protein, which produces MKNTLKRLWRYFSSYKLSLLSVFLLITVSSFISIISPLLIKKAIDDYIVPRKFTGLVNIVFAMAMLYILNSLFAYLQGYGMMKISQRVVFNMRNDMFSKLQRLPVKIFDTRAHGDLMSRLTNDIDVVNNTVNASVTSIFSSTITLFGSAIVMLLISPILTACTLLVVPLMFFLTNLIAKNTRKYFSQNQKLLGKLNGIIEEDITGQKVIKVFTREEKEINKFIEINKDLTQVGTKAQILSGVIPPLMNMLNNFAFIIVAATGGYLALKGSISVGVIASFVQYARQFVRPLNELANQFNQLQSAFAAAERVFEIMDEEEEKEDEKDAIELTNIKGEVEFRNVWFSYKEGEPVLKNISFHAKPGQMIALVGPTGAGKTTIVNLLTRFYDIDKGEILIDGIDIRKIKRESLRKSLGIVLQDTYLFSEPVMENIRYGKLTAKDDEVIKAAKIANAHEFIKHLPHGYKTVLTDGGADLSQGQRQLLALARAILSDPAILILDEATSNIDTRTEKLVGEAMLKLMQGRTSFVIAHRLSTIRNADLILVINNGQIVEQGTHEELLQKRGFYYNLYMSQFAVV
- a CDS encoding uberolysin/carnocyclin family circular bacteriocin translates to MLLVAATLGIPETIATTVVNIILTGSTIVSIIIALTSILTAGISAILAEGGWVAFVNLVKSKVAQLGLRGAILW
- a CDS encoding MarR family winged helix-turn-helix transcriptional regulator codes for the protein MSISELARRLSISAPNMTPVLDKLISEGYIDRIKDESDRRISIIKTTEKGKWLLELHMQWVNQNLGKSLEKLSEDEVEELWYLLKRLKKLVVKMISTGQQKGDEEINV
- a CDS encoding ABC transporter ATP-binding protein produces the protein MFKLFRYLKPYTWAVVLAPLFMLLEVVMDLMQPRFLERIIDVGIKNGNMAYIFKTGLLMILAALIGMIGGGGCVVFSSIASQNFAFDLRNDLFKKVMAFSFKNIDRFKPETLITRLTNDVMQMQNIVMMSLRIVVRAPLLFIGGLVMAVLINPKLSIILFIAIPFVILIFYFMVKKSFPLFSTLQKKIDRVNAVMRENLLGARLVKAFVRHEHEKSRFLKANQDLLDISLQAFGLIVITMPLFMLVMNMSMVGVVWFGAVQIKAANMQVGELMAFINYTLQILFSLMMIGNIFLFITRASASAERINEVLSCEVDIKNKDGAITTPIKEGRVEFRNVTFYYNEKENSPALEGISFVAEPGEVIGIIGTTGSGKSTLVSLIPRLYDATEGEVLIDGINVKDYDVTVLRKSISMVLQDTILFTGTIKDNIAWGDEDASMEEIIEAAKAAQAHDFIMSFQKGYDTEVSERGVNLSGGQKQRISIARAILKKPKILILDDCTSAVDMATEKRIQAALKEYIKGTTTFIIAQRISSIKHADKILVMDGGRIVAQGRHEELLKSCPIYQEIYQTQMGEGEKEIA